The Pedobacter ginsengisoli region ATGTTTATCTGCCATAGTAGAGTTTGGTTGCCAGTACTGCATGTTCGCCTCAGAAAGAGGTAAAAGGATAGGAACCTCATTGTCCCTATAATACTTATTAATCCCAAAAAGTGTTTTAGAAGCAACCGCTATGAATATGTATTCACCAATAGGCAAATCGAAGTATATTTCGCCCATGCCCGGTAATTCGCTGGTTTGTGTTGCCCTGTAATATTCGTTACCCGTTTCAGCATTAAAAATGACGTAGGTTATCTGATTTACTAAATTCTCTATCGGAGTAACCAATGGAATGGATTCTGTTTCATTCGAACTGGATTCCTTCTTAAGGGAAACACCTATGCTATATTTTTTTTTATTGGATTCAGGAGCTTTCTCCTCGTTTTTTTTATTGCATGCTGATAACAAAAGGATGCAAGTAATTGATAAGATAAACGTTAATTTTTTCATGGCTTTTTTACGATGAAATTACTTAACGTTATAAGAAAAAAAATGCTGGTTTTATGATTGTGTAGTGAATTGTGCATCAAGTTGTGCAAACACCACATTGATGTGTGTAATTTATTTTACAATCTATGTGTCAGATTTTTAGAAAATTGAAAATGACATGGCAATCATAAAAAGAA contains the following coding sequences:
- a CDS encoding FimB/Mfa2 family fimbrial subunit, encoding MKKLTFILSITCILLLSACNKKNEEKAPESNKKKYSIGVSLKKESSSNETESIPLVTPIENLVNQITYVIFNAETGNEYYRATQTSELPGMGEIYFDLPIGEYIFIAVASKTLFGINKYYRDNEVPILLPLSEANMQYWQPNSTMADKHYKTDDTFYARSRVSVSGNQVVSLTLQRVVGKLEVIVEDVEDFIVDVNLEATGFTLDTQKTFGTIDNNAGYEVSNANGPISIYILRTEKPILIEIRGGGVRKMMNVPIYRNKRTIVKGKLLVPSASTSFSVTINDKWLIDTAVVHF